The Rosa rugosa chromosome 1, drRosRugo1.1, whole genome shotgun sequence genomic sequence GTCCCTGGATCCTCACTCGTTAAAATACACCACACTGATGTCCCTCTTTCTTACTATACTGGACTTCTTGGTACGTAATCTGACTAATCTCATTACTTAATTACAAATCGATCATTATGATTAACCTAACTAGCTTGTGCATGCAGGCATGGCTGGTAAGACTGCTTATGCTGGATTCTTTGAAGTATGTCCTCCTAAGAAAGGAGACAAGGTGTTGGTCTCTGCAGCATCTGGTGCGGTTGGTCAGCTTCTCGGACAATTCGCTAAGTTGGCTGGCTGTTATGTTGTTGGATCTGCCGGATCTAAACAAAAGGTACTTTGTTAGCTAATCTACAAGTTATCAACAGATACATTGTATTAATTGGTTCGGCCGGTCAGTACTAATTCTTGAATTAATTAGGTTGTTCTTCAGTAGAGAACAAGTTGGGGTTTGATGAGGCTTTCAATTACAAGGAGGAGAACGATTTAGAAGCAGCTTTGAAAAGGTAATTAATTCCATATAATTACATTATATGTACATATTTGCATATAGAGCTAGCTCTAGCTGATTCGTGCATGTGAAGTGTATATGCACATTGCTCTTGCTTGACTAATCAACCGGGAAATATATGAAGGTACTTTCCTGAAGGAATTGACGTCTACTTTGAGCATGTGGGTGGGGAATTGTTTGACGCAGTGCTGCTCAACCGCCTCAACATGAAAGAACACGGTCGCATTGCTGTGTGCGGAATAATTTCACAATACAACCTTCCCGAGCCTGAGCCACTCAAAAACCTGTTCCAGATTGCATTGAAGCGGCTCAATATACATGGATTTACGCATCGCGATTACGATCACATAGTACCCAAGTACTATGAGTTTGTGCTGCCTTACATCCGGGAAGGTAAAATAGTGTATGTGGAAGACATAGTTGAAGGGCTTGAGAATGGTCCAGCAGCACTGGTTGGACTCTTTACTGGTCGCAACTTTGGGAAGCAAGTAGTTGCAGTTGCACCACCTCAACCTTATATATCCAGATCGAGGAGCTTCCTTCATTGATCCACATTCACCCGCCTAGCTAGTAATTACCTTGTCTTCGCTGGGATTCAAGCATTGTATTGTATTATATGTCTATTCCTTGACAGAAATAAAGATTGTGTTGTAACCGATTATACTGTATCTGTGCCATTTTTTACGGAACGATTCTGATACGGATATATATGACTTTATTGTGCCCCATAAACAATTGGATTTGGAAACAATTTCTGCCATTTAAATTCCAGTCACTAGTTATGCATCATTTCAGATGGAAGTAACCGAGGATAACTGGGGGAATTCGAAGATATTATCGTTCAGGGAGGTTACACACTAATTCACACAAGTCAATATTGCAGTAATTAATTAGGTAGCAATAATTATAGGAAAATATATTAAGGCTGTTAATTGAGACGATTAAAATGACGGAGATCATGGAAGTGATTAAGGTGAATTAAGAAGTCGTAGGTCTAATAATCAATTAGCCTCATCAAGCCTTCAAAttatcaggaaaaaaaaaaatgatggtaCGAAAATTGTGGATTGGCATTGAACTGATTGAAGGGAAGCAAAAGTGAAAGCTGAGACTGAAAAGGAAAAGTGTCTGGAGCTGCTTCAGTTGTAACACACGTGTCTTCCTCTGAAACACAAAAATGGAACTGAGCTAGAAGAAATCCATTTGCCATTTCTGATCACACCGCAGTCAATCAgtcattcattcattctttcAAGAAATAGTCTTGTAGCTACACAGACACATTAACATTCacattgagagagagagagagagattagcaGCAATGGCGGAAGTGAAGAACAAGCAGGTGATATTGAAGGAGTATGTTTCGGCCGGACTCCCCAAAGAATCTGACATGGCCGtcgtcaccaccaccaccaaactGAAGATTCCAGAAGGCTCCGGCGGGGTTCTGGTGAAGAACCTCTACTTATCCTGCGATCCTTACATGAGAAGCCGCATGACCAAGCGCGACTCTGCTTCTTATGTCGATCCCTTCAACCCCGGCGAGGTGGACTACCTTTGCCCTTATTCTCTattcaattcaaattccaaaCCTTTAAGCTTCTTGGGTCCTCGCAATTGTTGCTACTATTATATATACGATTTAAGCACCTATTGTTATGTATGAAATGAGTAAAAAGAACCTTGCTTTGTTATGAGATTTAGATCAATTACGT encodes the following:
- the LOC133708165 gene encoding 2-alkenal reductase (NADP(+)-dependent)-like, whose amino-acid sequence is MQPIRGYGVSQVVDSSHPEYKEGDLVWGLTTWEEYSLITDIVPGSSLVKIHHTDVPLSYYTGLLGMAGKTAYAGFFEVCPPKKGDKVLVSAASGAVGQLLGQFAKLAGCYVVGSAGSKQKVLLENKLGFDEAFNYKEENDLEAALKRYFPEGIDVYFEHVGGELFDAVLLNRLNMKEHGRIAVCGIISQYNLPEPEPLKNLFQIALKRLNIHGFTHRDYDHIVPKYYEFVLPYIREGKIVYVEDIVEGLENGPAALVGLFTGRNFGKQVVAVAPPQPYISRSRSFLH